Proteins encoded by one window of Blastopirellula marina:
- a CDS encoding MarR family winged helix-turn-helix transcriptional regulator: MLRYDFEDSLGYWVFSVAHLMTRAMNDELGKLGITYRQWEVLCWLSYMGEITQSELADQMRIEAPTLVGVIDRMERDGWIVRETDPNDRRKKIIRATEKVEPMWEQMVDCAKSVRAKALRDVPPEDVQKVKSTLTIIRGNLLSELPGHNIPAEPVGQKQTSETR; this comes from the coding sequence ATGCTCCGTTACGACTTTGAAGATAGCTTGGGCTATTGGGTTTTCAGTGTCGCCCATCTAATGACGCGCGCAATGAACGACGAGTTGGGGAAACTCGGCATCACTTATCGCCAGTGGGAAGTCTTGTGCTGGCTCTCGTACATGGGTGAAATCACCCAGAGCGAACTGGCCGACCAGATGCGGATTGAAGCCCCCACGCTGGTTGGGGTGATCGACCGCATGGAACGCGACGGCTGGATTGTCCGCGAAACCGACCCCAACGATCGTCGCAAGAAAATCATCCGGGCCACCGAAAAGGTGGAACCGATGTGGGAACAAATGGTCGACTGTGCCAAAAGCGTCCGAGCCAAGGCCCTTCGCGACGTCCCACCGGAAGACGTGCAGAAGGTGAAAAGCACGCTGACCATCATTCGCGGCAATTTGCTTTCCGAACTGCCTGGGCATAATATCCCAGCAGAGCCTGTCGGGCAGAAGCAAACGTCCGAGACGCGTTGA
- a CDS encoding 30S ribosomal protein S1, translated as MEPTPQTPEASAPEASSAAVTPAETPAPDTADSDDQEKKKVLIGSQRDAPAPQPAKRQPPKPQRPSQPKPAQDDDDPTKIPADLSETLAEASHDEGEPDYRLPVEGGKVHVPNRREKLDDIEAELEAAFGENSIDDVMSNQTPAPAAVRLDEGDRVTGTVIRIHREDVFFDLPQGNQGIASIRNFVATPSVGDKLEVSIGSFNASQRLYEVGIPGASTSVQDWGDIKEGIVVDAVVDGVNKGGLECAVGTARGFIPASQVATYHVKDLEEFKGRKLQCLVTEANPEKRNLVLSARAVAEKMAEDNKKNLMGSLTVGQVREGTVTRIQDFGAFVDIGGVDGLVHVSQISWDRVSHPSDVLAEGQAVKVKVTKMDPETGKIGLSIRDTMENPWQKVASEFAVGKVVPGKVTKLMDFGAFVEIAPGIEGLVHVSEVSYSRISRVSSVLKTGEEVEVKVLSIDQAKRRISLSIKATQPPPADAKQGGRRKDEPEADIDRELSVKKKSNQPLKGGITNDQSEGAKFGLKW; from the coding sequence GTGGAACCCACCCCCCAGACTCCTGAAGCTTCGGCCCCGGAGGCTTCGTCCGCTGCAGTTACCCCAGCCGAAACCCCGGCTCCTGATACGGCTGATAGCGACGACCAGGAAAAGAAGAAGGTACTGATCGGTTCGCAGCGTGATGCACCGGCTCCGCAGCCAGCCAAGCGTCAGCCACCCAAGCCGCAGCGTCCTTCGCAGCCGAAGCCGGCCCAAGACGACGACGACCCGACCAAGATCCCGGCCGACCTGAGCGAAACGCTGGCTGAAGCCTCGCACGACGAAGGGGAGCCTGACTACCGCTTGCCGGTTGAAGGGGGCAAGGTTCACGTACCCAACCGCCGCGAGAAGCTGGACGATATCGAAGCCGAACTGGAAGCCGCATTCGGCGAAAACTCGATCGACGACGTCATGAGCAACCAGACCCCTGCCCCGGCAGCCGTGCGTCTGGACGAAGGGGACCGCGTGACGGGCACCGTCATTCGCATCCATCGCGAAGACGTCTTCTTCGATCTGCCGCAAGGCAACCAAGGGATCGCCTCGATTCGTAACTTCGTCGCGACTCCTTCGGTAGGCGACAAGCTGGAAGTTTCGATCGGCTCGTTCAACGCCAGCCAGCGTCTGTACGAAGTGGGCATCCCGGGTGCTTCCACCAGTGTGCAGGACTGGGGCGACATCAAGGAAGGAATCGTCGTCGATGCCGTCGTCGATGGTGTGAACAAGGGTGGCCTGGAGTGTGCTGTCGGTACGGCTCGCGGTTTCATCCCGGCCAGCCAGGTTGCCACGTATCACGTGAAAGACCTGGAAGAATTCAAAGGCCGCAAGCTGCAGTGCCTGGTTACCGAAGCCAATCCCGAGAAGCGTAACCTGGTGCTCAGTGCCCGGGCAGTCGCCGAGAAGATGGCTGAAGACAACAAGAAGAACCTGATGGGCAGCCTGACTGTGGGTCAGGTTCGCGAAGGCACGGTCACGCGCATTCAAGACTTTGGCGCGTTCGTCGACATTGGCGGCGTCGATGGCCTGGTTCACGTCAGCCAGATCAGCTGGGACCGCGTCTCGCATCCTTCCGACGTCCTGGCTGAAGGTCAGGCCGTGAAGGTAAAGGTCACCAAGATGGATCCCGAGACCGGCAAGATCGGCCTCTCGATCCGCGACACCATGGAAAACCCATGGCAGAAGGTCGCCAGCGAGTTCGCCGTCGGCAAGGTTGTGCCTGGTAAGGTGACCAAGCTGATGGACTTCGGTGCGTTCGTCGAAATCGCCCCAGGCATCGAAGGCCTGGTACACGTCAGCGAAGTGAGCTACAGCCGTATCAGCCGCGTTTCCAGCGTGCTGAAGACAGGCGAAGAGGTCGAGGTGAAGGTCCTCAGTATCGATCAGGCCAAACGCCGCATCAGCCTGTCGATCAAAGCCACCCAGCCGCCACCAGCCGACGCCAAGCAAGGTGGCCGCCGCAAGGACGAGCCCGAAGCCGACATCGACCGCGAACTGTCGGTCAAGAAGAAGTCGAACCAGCCTCTCAAAGGGGGCATCACCAACGACCAAAGCGAAGGTGCCAAGTTCGGCCTGAAGTGGTAA
- a CDS encoding alkaline phosphatase family protein, with protein sequence MKRYLSLAIVLLLLASSSSSAAEKTKHVLLLGIDGCRFDALTKANTPNLDKLRASGIYSPTALILGDRYKKNDTVSGPGWGSINTGVWADKHNVQDNGFKEPKFDKYPHFFHWVKQGMPTAKTVSIINWTPIAQYMVSSADVSIDTKKGTSYAEADDDAEAAAVAEIAQEENPKAMMLYFGEVDEAGHAHGFHPTVPQYIAAIEHVDALVGSVLEAIEKRTDQEWLIVVTSDHGGAGKGHGGGHNNPDILNSFLIVSGEGAQRGKFDQQVYIVDAVPTLLTYLGVKIDDAWELDGHAVGLK encoded by the coding sequence ATGAAGCGTTACCTGTCTCTTGCGATTGTTCTGTTGCTGCTTGCCAGCAGTTCTTCTTCCGCCGCAGAAAAGACGAAGCACGTGTTGCTGCTGGGAATCGATGGCTGTCGCTTCGATGCGCTGACCAAGGCCAACACGCCGAACCTCGACAAGCTTCGCGCTTCCGGCATCTACTCACCCACCGCACTCATCCTGGGGGATCGTTACAAGAAGAACGACACCGTCAGCGGTCCTGGCTGGGGCAGCATCAACACCGGCGTGTGGGCCGACAAGCACAACGTACAAGACAACGGCTTCAAAGAGCCCAAGTTCGACAAGTACCCGCACTTTTTCCACTGGGTGAAGCAGGGCATGCCCACCGCGAAGACCGTTTCGATTATCAACTGGACGCCGATCGCCCAGTACATGGTTTCGTCGGCCGACGTTTCGATCGACACGAAGAAGGGGACCTCGTACGCCGAGGCGGACGACGACGCCGAAGCAGCCGCCGTCGCCGAAATCGCCCAGGAAGAGAACCCCAAGGCCATGATGCTCTACTTCGGCGAAGTGGACGAAGCTGGCCACGCCCATGGCTTTCACCCCACCGTCCCGCAGTACATCGCCGCGATCGAGCATGTCGACGCTCTGGTCGGCAGCGTGCTGGAAGCGATCGAAAAGCGAACCGACCAAGAGTGGCTGATCGTCGTCACCAGCGACCACGGCGGTGCCGGCAAAGGACATGGCGGCGGTCACAACAACCCCGACATCCTCAACAGCTTCTTGATCGTCAGCGGCGAAGGAGCCCAGCGCGGCAAGTTCGATCAGCAGGTGTATATCGTCGACGCAGTACCGACTTTGCTGACCTACTTGGGCGTGAAGATTGACGACGCCTGGGAGCTCGATGGACACGCTGTTGGGCTGAAGTAA
- a CDS encoding beta-ketoacyl-[acyl-carrier-protein] synthase family protein: MQSQVEVVITGNGVVSPIGIGNEAVWDSLMAGKSGIAPFSVFPMPDYPVTFGGELKDFDGKKYVKPRKALKVMCREIQTGFAAAALAMDQAGLEPGSIDPDRLGVVYGSEMMYSDFEDLRAAYDQCIEEGWYQHDRWGPSAMSETNPLWMLKYLPNMPACHVGIYYDGRGHNNTICLEEASAINAVAEALAHLRRGTMDCMIAGATGSRLNLNVLLYRGDALLSHRNDAPEKASRPFEKDRDGSVSSEAAASMVLETREKAEARGANILGKVLGASSTFGRVTADAPVCPTAVANCITATLRDSGITKDDLACIVSHGSGNIADDPLEAAGIKAALPGVPVAAFKSYYGNSGSASGALDAGVALLALQHGKVPATLNYDTPDPACDIPVIHGQPLDIDKPAILVLSHTRKGQCAAMVVAKA; the protein is encoded by the coding sequence ATGCAGTCCCAAGTCGAAGTCGTAATTACTGGTAATGGGGTAGTGAGCCCCATCGGAATTGGCAACGAGGCCGTCTGGGACAGCCTTATGGCCGGCAAGTCTGGGATTGCGCCTTTCTCTGTCTTTCCCATGCCTGACTATCCAGTCACCTTTGGGGGTGAGCTCAAGGATTTCGACGGCAAGAAGTACGTCAAACCGCGCAAGGCCCTGAAGGTCATGTGCCGCGAAATCCAAACCGGATTCGCCGCGGCCGCGCTGGCCATGGATCAGGCAGGGCTCGAACCTGGCAGCATCGACCCCGATCGCCTAGGTGTCGTCTACGGCAGCGAGATGATGTACAGCGACTTCGAAGACCTCCGGGCCGCTTACGATCAATGCATCGAAGAAGGGTGGTACCAGCACGATCGCTGGGGTCCTTCAGCGATGAGCGAAACCAACCCGTTGTGGATGCTGAAGTACCTGCCCAACATGCCGGCCTGTCATGTGGGGATCTACTACGACGGTCGCGGCCACAACAACACCATCTGCCTGGAAGAAGCCAGCGCGATCAACGCCGTGGCCGAGGCTTTAGCCCACCTGCGTCGCGGCACGATGGACTGCATGATCGCTGGTGCGACCGGCTCGCGTCTGAATTTGAACGTTCTTCTTTATCGCGGCGACGCGCTCCTTTCGCACCGCAACGACGCTCCGGAGAAGGCCTCGCGTCCGTTTGAAAAGGATCGCGATGGTTCGGTCAGCAGCGAAGCCGCCGCGTCCATGGTCTTGGAAACACGCGAGAAAGCGGAAGCTCGCGGTGCGAACATTCTGGGCAAAGTTCTCGGTGCGTCCTCGACATTTGGTCGCGTGACCGCCGATGCCCCGGTTTGCCCGACGGCAGTTGCCAATTGCATTACCGCGACACTTCGTGACTCGGGCATCACCAAAGACGATCTGGCGTGCATCGTCTCGCACGGCTCTGGCAACATCGCCGACGACCCGCTCGAAGCCGCCGGCATTAAAGCCGCGCTGCCTGGCGTGCCGGTCGCCGCATTCAAGAGCTATTACGGCAACAGTGGTTCCGCGAGCGGAGCACTCGACGCCGGCGTGGCGCTGTTGGCCCTCCAGCACGGCAAGGTCCCGGCCACGCTGAACTACGACACGCCGGATCCTGCGTGCGATATCCCTGTCATCCACGGCCAGCCGCTGGATATCGATAAGCCTGCGATCCTGGTTCTCAGCCATACCCGCAAAGGGCAATGTGCGGCGATGGTGGTTGCCAAAGCGTAG
- a CDS encoding fatty acid desaturase family protein, whose amino-acid sequence MSDTSDKSLQAPLHCNKTDDFSMAEARKSIGDLFQPKPWIYWTDFLLSFSVGLVCFRMVRQSELFSWQQALFFVISSALFYRLAMFIHELVHLRTGTMTAFRVTWNLLVGIPFLMPSFVYYTHLDHHRRKHYGTDMDGEYLPIEYEGRWQIFAFLASSFVVPFLAVFRFLVLTPLTWISPRFRDWAFQHASSMVIDPKYIRPLPTKQAMRLIRLQEGLCFLWCLGVLIGALTVGGYPYPFLVQAYCTGVFILTLNALRTLVAHRWHNHEGEMTFLEQLLDSVNFPGNKWVTQIWAPIGTRFHALHHMFPSLPYHAMPEAHRRLIEQLPEGSPYHQTNETSFTHAFLDLWQRCGRLMNRKSEPAKQPESRQVETTTSHNEMAKSA is encoded by the coding sequence ATGAGCGACACCTCCGACAAATCATTGCAAGCTCCTTTGCACTGTAATAAGACCGACGATTTCTCGATGGCCGAGGCCCGCAAGTCGATCGGCGACTTGTTCCAACCAAAGCCATGGATCTACTGGACCGACTTTCTGCTGAGCTTTTCGGTCGGCCTGGTTTGCTTTCGAATGGTTCGTCAAAGCGAATTGTTCAGCTGGCAGCAGGCGTTGTTCTTCGTGATCAGCAGTGCCCTGTTCTACCGCTTGGCGATGTTCATTCACGAACTGGTTCATCTTCGTACCGGCACCATGACGGCCTTTCGCGTCACGTGGAACCTGCTTGTGGGCATTCCGTTTTTGATGCCTTCGTTTGTTTATTATACGCACCTCGACCATCATCGCCGCAAACACTACGGCACCGACATGGATGGCGAGTACCTCCCGATTGAATACGAAGGACGCTGGCAGATCTTCGCCTTTTTGGCATCCAGCTTTGTCGTTCCTTTTCTGGCCGTCTTCCGCTTCCTGGTGCTCACGCCGCTGACCTGGATCAGTCCGCGCTTCCGCGACTGGGCATTCCAGCATGCTTCGTCGATGGTGATCGATCCGAAGTACATTCGTCCGCTGCCAACCAAGCAGGCGATGCGATTGATTCGACTACAGGAAGGCTTGTGCTTTCTCTGGTGCCTGGGCGTGCTGATCGGTGCGTTGACCGTGGGTGGATATCCTTATCCGTTCCTGGTTCAGGCTTACTGCACCGGGGTGTTTATCTTGACGCTCAACGCCCTGCGTACACTGGTCGCCCATCGCTGGCACAATCACGAAGGGGAAATGACCTTCCTGGAACAGCTGTTGGACTCGGTCAATTTTCCTGGCAACAAGTGGGTAACTCAGATCTGGGCTCCGATCGGAACACGCTTCCATGCCTTACATCACATGTTTCCCTCGTTGCCGTACCACGCGATGCCGGAAGCACACCGCCGCTTGATCGAACAGCTGCCTGAAGGCTCGCCGTATCACCAAACGAACGAGACCTCGTTCACCCACGCGTTTCTCGATCTGTGGCAACGGTGCGGTCGGCTGATGAATCGCAAGAGCGAGCCAGCCAAGCAGCCTGAGTCGCGGCAAGTCGAAACGACGACCAGCCACAACGAGATGGCCAAGTCGGCTTAG
- a CDS encoding YidH family protein produces MSTEEQKPLPPSDPRVFFAAERTMLAWLRTGLAVIGVGFLVARFGLFLRMLRNPGVDISPPLFSSLIGIGFVLLGATLIGISAWQHSGFIRVMTLEQRPANYSMHLAIWVSAVVTFLGLALAIYLLLSVFTGQPIHAAGASGS; encoded by the coding sequence ATGAGCACTGAAGAACAAAAGCCGTTGCCCCCTTCCGATCCGCGTGTCTTCTTTGCCGCCGAGCGTACCATGCTCGCGTGGCTGCGGACGGGGCTGGCCGTGATTGGGGTGGGCTTTCTGGTGGCTCGCTTTGGGCTCTTCCTGCGGATGCTGCGTAACCCTGGGGTCGATATCAGTCCGCCGCTGTTCTCTTCGCTGATCGGAATTGGCTTTGTACTTTTAGGAGCCACGCTCATTGGCATCTCGGCCTGGCAGCACAGCGGTTTCATTCGCGTGATGACCCTCGAGCAGCGGCCGGCCAATTACAGTATGCACCTGGCCATCTGGGTTTCGGCGGTGGTCACCTTCCTGGGGCTGGCACTAGCAATCTACTTGCTTCTGAGTGTCTTTACCGGCCAGCCGATTCACGCAGCTGGGGCGTCTGGTTCGTGA